In Klebsiella aerogenes, the DNA window CGATGTTCCCGCACAAGCAGAAAAGCGCGTTAGTGAAAAAAGAGATGCGGGTGTTTCAGTCGCTGGTGGGGCCGGATTTAGATGCCGATGGCCTGCTGGCGCCAGCGCGGCAGCTGGCAACTAAACGGGTGGTCGTTAAGCGTCCGGACTATGCGCCGCCACTGGCGGATGTCGCCACGCCGAATGCGGTGGTCACCAAAGGTCATCGTTTCGATATTTACCCGGGCACGCCGGAATAAATTCAGGCTTACGTGATAGCTCCCGGATGACGGCGCAAAGCGCCTTATCCGGGCTACCAAATTGTAGCCCGGATAAGCGTAGCACAAGCCGGGGCGGCTAATGCTTACCTGGCGCTCGCCGGGGGATTAATCATCCGGTTCAGCCAGGGCACCATGAAGGCCATCGCTATCGTTACCGCCAGAGTCACGAGGCCAATTTTGCTAAAGACATTGGTATAGATAGGCAGCGTTTGCAGCGGATCGGTCATATTTTCTGGCACCGCGGTGAAGGTCGCGACATAGCCGCCCATCAGGAACGCGGCGGCTTGAGTCAGGAACCACATCCCCAGAATAAAGCCCATCAATCGCTGAGGTACCAGCGCGGCGACCATCGCCAGCCCGAGGGCGCTAATCAGCAGTTCGCCCAGGCTCTGGAACAGATATACCAGCACGATAAACCACGGCGAAGTTAGCCCCTGCGGGTCGGCAAACCACATCCCCGCCGCGGCGGCGGTCAGAAAGCCCAGTGCGCAGAGGAACATGCCGAGGGTAAATTTCATCGGCATGGTCAGGTCTTTACCTTTGTTGCCGAGACGGGTGTAGATAGCCGCCAACACGGGGCTGGCGACAACGACCCAGAACGGGTTCAGCGCCTGGAAGCTCACCGGGTTAATGGTGATGCCGAGAATAGTGTGGTGTACGTTATTGATGGCGAAGAAGTTCAGCGAGGTTGGCATCTGGGCGTAAAGCACATAAAACACCACCGCTTCGAGCATCAGAATGAAGGCGACGAACATCTTGTTGCGGCCAGTTTTATCGAGGCGGAAGGCCTCGCGGAAGAAGAAAATCGTTACCACGATGGAAAGCACAATCAACACCAGGTTGGCGATTTTGACGTTA includes these proteins:
- the dtpB gene encoding dipeptide/tripeptide permease DtpB; its protein translation is MLQQPRPFFMIFFVELWERFGYYGVQGILAVFFVKQLGFSQEQAFITFGAFAALVYGLISIGGYVGDHLLGTKRTLVLGAIVLALGYFMTGLSLLKPNLIFIALGTIAVGNGLFKANPASLLSKCYPPGDARLDGAFTLFYMSINIGSLLSLSLAPIIADKFGYAVTYNLCGAGIIVALLVYFACRGMVKDIGSAPDHRPLSWRNLLSVLVGTVAMIFLCAWLMHNVKIANLVLIVLSIVVTIFFFREAFRLDKTGRNKMFVAFILMLEAVVFYVLYAQMPTSLNFFAINNVHHTILGITINPVSFQALNPFWVVVASPVLAAIYTRLGNKGKDLTMPMKFTLGMFLCALGFLTAAAAGMWFADPQGLTSPWFIVLVYLFQSLGELLISALGLAMVAALVPQRLMGFILGMWFLTQAAAFLMGGYVATFTAVPENMTDPLQTLPIYTNVFSKIGLVTLAVTIAMAFMVPWLNRMINPPASAR